In Marixanthomonas ophiurae, one genomic interval encodes:
- a CDS encoding MvaI/BcnI restriction endonuclease family protein, with amino-acid sequence MRKLTDEEQEKIKLLTKNQVSLTLIEPTETGLKKSIMDATGSVRSYLKSENIHDYELQNQGTESKVMIPTIIHTGFKIIKSKASLYRPSTKKGDPRIWFYGLTKVAEPNDIIGITFYNDNFQVFNLTKLDIKELIYSSILNPFQELINAISTTENEVAFELLAMLRKIANAGPIPSMVDADTSVGRTLETALGIDINSSKQPDYKGIELKSFRNSRTNRKNLFAQVPDWKLSKFKSSAEILDNFGYERDDDFKLYCTVSAITRNSQGLNLRIDNDIKQLIENSDKPEVGDFVVWTLDKLHNRLKSKHKETFWVEAESTRINDREHFQYKLVEHTKKPITSQFDLLIELGIITLDHLIKRNSKGKVVEKGPLFKIKPKGIELLFPPSESYDLMV; translated from the coding sequence GTGAGAAAACTTACAGACGAAGAACAAGAAAAAATAAAATTACTGACCAAAAACCAAGTTTCTCTTACCTTAATTGAACCAACCGAAACCGGGCTTAAAAAATCCATTATGGATGCGACTGGTTCTGTTCGTAGTTATTTGAAAAGTGAGAACATTCACGATTATGAATTGCAGAATCAAGGTACAGAAAGCAAAGTAATGATTCCAACAATCATTCATACTGGTTTTAAGATTATAAAATCAAAAGCATCATTATATCGTCCTTCAACTAAAAAAGGAGACCCAAGAATTTGGTTTTATGGATTAACAAAAGTGGCTGAACCAAATGATATTATTGGTATCACTTTCTACAACGATAATTTTCAAGTTTTTAATTTGACAAAATTGGATATCAAGGAATTAATATATTCTTCAATTCTAAATCCATTTCAAGAGTTAATCAATGCAATCAGTACGACAGAGAATGAAGTTGCTTTTGAACTTTTAGCAATGTTGAGAAAAATTGCAAATGCAGGTCCAATTCCTTCAATGGTTGATGCGGATACTTCTGTAGGCAGGACACTTGAGACTGCGCTAGGAATTGATATTAACTCATCCAAACAACCAGACTATAAAGGAATTGAACTTAAATCATTTAGAAACAGCAGAACAAATCGTAAAAACCTTTTCGCACAAGTTCCTGATTGGAAATTAAGTAAGTTTAAAAGTTCAGCAGAAATTCTTGACAATTTTGGATATGAACGTGATGATGATTTTAAACTTTATTGCACGGTTTCAGCAATTACGAGAAACTCGCAAGGTTTGAATTTAAGAATTGATAACGACATAAAACAACTGATTGAAAACTCTGATAAACCAGAGGTTGGCGATTTTGTAGTTTGGACTTTAGACAAACTTCATAATCGACTAAAGTCAAAACATAAAGAAACCTTTTGGGTAGAAGCGGAAAGTACCAGAATAAATGACCGAGAGCATTTTCAATATAAGTTGGTAGAACATACTAAAAAGCCAATCACTTCTCAATTTGATTTGTTAATTGAACTAGGAATTATAACACTTGACCATTTAATAAAGCGAAACTCGAAAGGAAAAGTTGTCGAAAAAGGTCCGCTTTTTAAAATCAAACCAAAAGGAATTGAATTGCTATTTCCACCAAGTGAAAGTTATGATTTAATGGTATAG
- a CDS encoding DNA cytosine methyltransferase: MATINFYLDKPDKKGFAPIHLRINCNGNQVKVSTGQKIEPKKFDKSKQKAIGLTTESHEINHYLDFLRERADELLHHSNKKTFIQDEVKSLLNEHIENYKENSNVNIVKEQVSLYGKPFTFVDLFAGAGGFSEGFLQAEHNNKFFDFVVANDINENCELTHVVRYNHQLGLDAEFLKQDITEPDFLDNLLEKINGRKIDVVCGGPPCQSFSLAGKRKKFDKKDDLFSHYLEVIKVLQPKYFVMENVKGILTKEKGKIKELIIKEINSIVDTKEIPLLISFIKKIRKESNSFLFDSIIKRVELEKLLEKDKESGKADFINFVENRFRKLTPKIADYKTSKTDENINTIRHGFNLLARAKEWGKLKRDIIKEKDFCNIDSDNFANAFTDFLTEISSENVISKIENAFKILKIPNTYKKDCDDIITALKIYTTSFDESIEILKSHCNKSQTKELETILESIRLYKIEKSFVANASNYGVPQNRERVLFIGCRKDQKFISEIPATVSEEEKVTIFEALYDLDFIGNNQEAHRYELVDISTQYNGTAKKMAKLLKKRKIDGKPISKGGKSFAEWSRKGRLIERFKPQTKPFYVRNTEALENGEKYFDILNNHKTSNQNETVIERLGVILKNGDYKKAQPELEKLGLSTNKRNYNVLKPDEQSSTIMTIADDYIHYNSPRSLTVREMARLQSFDDSFVFQGKRSTGGNNRKTEVPQYTLVGNAVPPLLARAVASEILKNIK, encoded by the coding sequence ATGGCAACAATTAATTTTTATTTAGACAAGCCTGACAAAAAAGGGTTTGCACCAATACATCTGCGAATAAACTGTAACGGAAATCAAGTTAAGGTTTCGACAGGTCAAAAAATAGAACCTAAAAAATTTGACAAATCCAAACAAAAAGCGATTGGTTTAACTACAGAATCTCACGAAATAAACCATTACTTGGATTTTTTAAGAGAAAGAGCTGACGAACTTCTTCACCATTCCAACAAAAAAACTTTTATCCAAGACGAAGTTAAAAGCCTTTTAAATGAACACATAGAAAACTACAAAGAAAACAGTAATGTAAACATTGTAAAAGAACAAGTTTCACTTTACGGAAAACCGTTCACTTTTGTTGATTTATTTGCTGGAGCTGGTGGCTTTAGCGAGGGTTTTTTACAAGCTGAACATAACAATAAATTTTTCGATTTTGTTGTTGCCAACGATATCAACGAAAATTGCGAATTAACTCACGTTGTTCGTTACAATCACCAATTAGGTTTAGACGCTGAATTTCTTAAACAAGATATTACAGAACCTGACTTTTTAGACAATTTACTGGAAAAAATAAATGGACGAAAAATAGATGTTGTTTGTGGTGGACCACCTTGTCAAAGTTTCAGTCTTGCAGGTAAAAGAAAAAAATTCGACAAAAAAGATGATTTATTCTCTCATTATCTAGAAGTAATAAAGGTTTTACAACCAAAATACTTTGTTATGGAAAATGTAAAAGGCATTTTGACAAAAGAAAAAGGAAAAATAAAAGAACTAATCATCAAAGAGATAAACTCTATTGTCGACACAAAAGAAATTCCATTACTTATCTCATTCATTAAAAAAATACGAAAAGAATCTAATTCGTTTCTTTTTGATAGTATCATAAAGCGAGTAGAACTAGAAAAACTACTTGAAAAAGATAAAGAAAGTGGAAAAGCTGATTTTATCAATTTTGTAGAAAATAGATTTAGAAAACTAACCCCAAAAATTGCAGATTACAAAACCAGTAAAACGGACGAAAATATAAACACTATTCGCCACGGTTTTAATCTTTTAGCGAGAGCAAAAGAATGGGGAAAACTAAAACGTGATATTATAAAGGAAAAAGATTTTTGCAATATTGATAGCGACAATTTCGCAAATGCTTTCACAGATTTCCTCACAGAAATCAGTTCAGAAAATGTTATTTCGAAAATCGAAAATGCTTTCAAAATTTTAAAGATTCCAAATACTTATAAAAAAGATTGTGATGACATTATTACTGCTTTAAAAATCTACACAACTTCTTTTGATGAATCTATTGAGATATTGAAATCGCATTGCAATAAATCACAGACAAAGGAATTGGAAACTATTCTTGAAAGCATTAGACTTTACAAAATAGAAAAATCTTTTGTTGCTAACGCTTCAAATTATGGTGTTCCGCAAAATAGAGAAAGAGTGCTTTTCATTGGTTGTCGTAAAGACCAAAAATTTATTTCCGAAATACCCGCAACCGTTTCTGAAGAAGAAAAGGTTACCATATTCGAAGCATTGTACGATTTAGATTTTATCGGGAACAACCAAGAAGCTCACCGATACGAATTAGTTGATATTTCTACTCAATACAATGGAACTGCAAAGAAAATGGCTAAACTATTAAAAAAAAGAAAAATTGATGGAAAGCCAATTTCTAAAGGTGGAAAATCTTTTGCAGAATGGTCAAGAAAAGGTAGGTTAATTGAGCGTTTTAAACCACAAACAAAACCTTTCTATGTAAGAAATACTGAAGCTCTTGAAAATGGAGAAAAGTATTTCGATATACTCAACAATCATAAAACAAGTAATCAAAATGAAACTGTTATTGAAAGACTTGGAGTTATCTTAAAAAATGGAGATTACAAAAAAGCACAGCCAGAATTAGAAAAATTAGGTCTTTCGACAAACAAACGAAACTATAATGTATTAAAACCAGACGAACAAAGTTCTACGATAATGACCATTGCAGATGATTATATTCATTATAATTCGCCAAGGTCATTAACCGTAAGAGAAATGGCACGTTTACAATCCTTTGACGACTCTTTTGTATTTCAAGGAAAACGCTCAACAGGTGGAAATAATAGAAAAACAGAAGTACCACAATACACTTTAGTCGGAAATGCTGTTCCGCCTTTATTAGCTAGAGCAGTAGCAAGTGAAATATTAAAAAATATCAAGTGA